In the genome of Hydrogenophaga sp. PBL-H3, the window GAGGTGGCGCTGGAAGCCGGCGCCGACGACGTGATCACCGACGCCGATGGCGCCATCGAGGTGCTGACCTCACCGACCGAATTCGAAGCTGTGAAGAACGCACTGGAGGCCGCCGGTCTCAAGCCCGAGATCGCCGAAGTGACCATGCGTGCCGAGAACACGGTGGAGCTCACGGGTGACGACGCGGCGCGCATGCAGAAGCTGCTCGATGTCCTTGAAGACCTGGATGACGTGCAAGGCGTCTTCCACAATGCCGAGATCAACGAATGAACGTATTGGTTATTGGCGGCGGTGGCCGCGAGCATGCCCTGGCCTGGAAACTCAAGCACGACGACGGCGTGAGCCAGGTGTTTGTCGCGCCCGGCAACGCCGGCACGGCGCGCGACCCGGATCTGGTCAACCTCGACATCACCGACAAGGTGGCGTTGCGTGAATGGGCGCAGGCCCAGAACGTGGCGCTCACCGTGGTGGGGCCGGAAGCGCCTTTGGCCGCGGGTGTGGTGGACGAATTCCGCGCCCACGGCCTGCCGATCTTCGGCCCCACCAAAGCGGCGGCGCAACTGGAGAGCTCCAAGGCCTTCTCCAAGGCCTTCATGCAGCGCCACGGCATTCCCACCGCCAGGTACCAGGCCTTCACCGACCCGGCGCTGGCCCACGCTTACGTGGATGCCGAAGGCGCTCCCATCGTCGTGAAGGCAGACGGCCTGGCCGCTGGCAAAGGCGTGGTGGTGGCCATGACGGCGGCCGAGGCGCACGAAGCCATCGACTTCATGCTGCTCGACAACACCCTGGGCGTGGCGCACAACGAGGGCGGGGCGCGCGTCGTCATCGAAGAATTTCTTGAAGGCGAAGAGGCCAGCTTCATCGTGCTGTGCGATGGCGAGCACGCGCTGGCGCTGGCCACCAGCCAGGACCACAAGCGCCTGCTGGACGCCGACCAGGGCCCCAATACCGGCGGCATGGGCGCGTATTCGCCTGCGCCGGTGGTCACGCCTGCCGTGCACGAACGTGCCATGAACGAGGTGATCCTGCCCACGTTGCGCGGCATGGCCGCCGACGGCATTCCGTACACCGGTTTCCTGTACGCGGGCCTGATGATCACGCCCGATGGTCAGGTCAAGACGCTGGAGTTCAACTGCCGCATGGGCGACCCCGAGACACAGCCGATCATGATGCGCCTCAGGAGCAATCTTACGCAGGTGCTGCTCTCGGCCACACGGGCCGAACTGGACCGCGTGGCGCTGGACTGGGACCCGCGCGTAGCGCTGGGCGTGGTGCTGGCCGCCGCCGGCTACCCGCTGAACCC includes:
- the purD gene encoding phosphoribosylamine--glycine ligase — protein: MNVLVIGGGGREHALAWKLKHDDGVSQVFVAPGNAGTARDPDLVNLDITDKVALREWAQAQNVALTVVGPEAPLAAGVVDEFRAHGLPIFGPTKAAAQLESSKAFSKAFMQRHGIPTARYQAFTDPALAHAYVDAEGAPIVVKADGLAAGKGVVVAMTAAEAHEAIDFMLLDNTLGVAHNEGGARVVIEEFLEGEEASFIVLCDGEHALALATSQDHKRLLDADQGPNTGGMGAYSPAPVVTPAVHERAMNEVILPTLRGMAADGIPYTGFLYAGLMITPDGQVKTLEFNCRMGDPETQPIMMRLRSNLTQVLLSATRAELDRVALDWDPRVALGVVLAAAGYPLNPRKGDAITGLPADAAERMVFHAGTAKAGDEVRVSGGRVLCVTALAETVALAQQRAYEVVDGIQFAGMQCRRDIGYRAL